From the Cohaesibacter sp. ES.047 genome, one window contains:
- a CDS encoding cation transporter: MTLNHAQEIDHHSDCCSGTDASCGSATHTHNHAHGQVETKEQGCSDHACGCSGNPVFDGVDPRYKMVLWTVIALNGGMFLIELLGGKLAGSQALQADALDFLGDAVTYGMSLAVIGMSLRVRSTAAMVKGVSLLLMGIWIFASTLYQIYFLDVPRAEIMGVIGFMAIAANVASVLLLMRYKDGDSNVRSVWLCSRNDAIGNLAVLGASLSVYFTASAWPDILVALIMAGLFLRSAQLILVQSLGEFRQSHSSGASA; this comes from the coding sequence ATGACTCTCAACCACGCTCAGGAAATCGATCATCATTCGGACTGTTGTTCAGGCACGGATGCGTCATGCGGTTCCGCCACACACACACATAATCACGCGCATGGTCAGGTGGAAACAAAGGAACAGGGCTGCTCGGACCATGCCTGCGGCTGTTCCGGAAACCCGGTTTTTGACGGCGTTGATCCGCGCTACAAGATGGTATTGTGGACCGTCATCGCTTTGAATGGCGGCATGTTCCTGATCGAATTGCTTGGCGGTAAGTTGGCCGGGTCACAAGCCCTTCAGGCCGATGCACTCGATTTTCTGGGGGATGCCGTCACTTACGGCATGAGCCTTGCTGTGATCGGCATGAGCCTTCGGGTCCGTTCGACGGCCGCCATGGTGAAGGGGGTCAGCCTGTTGCTGATGGGGATTTGGATCTTTGCCTCAACGCTTTACCAGATCTATTTTCTCGATGTGCCGCGTGCCGAAATCATGGGTGTGATCGGCTTCATGGCCATTGCTGCCAATGTTGCCTCGGTCTTGCTCTTGATGCGCTACAAGGACGGCGATTCCAATGTGCGGTCTGTTTGGCTGTGTTCGCGCAACGATGCGATTGGCAATCTTGCGGTTCTGGGCGCGAGCCTGTCGGTCTATTTTACAGCTTCGGCATGGCCGGATATTCTGGTCGCTTTGATAATGGCAGGCCTGTTCCTACGCTCGGCTCAACTGATTTTGGTGCAGTCGTTGGGAGAATTCAGGCAAAGCCATTCCTCTGGCGCTTCGGCCTAG
- a CDS encoding helix-turn-helix domain-containing protein — protein sequence MLTIGNLSKSSGVKVPTIRYYEQIGLLAPAIRSEGNQRRYDQDGLKRLTFIRHARELGFPLDDIKSLLLLNGDDDNPCHMAHEMVIRHLDDVRERIERLKRLEDELERMSCCNGRCVKECQVLESLADHDHCLHDHSPLPERF from the coding sequence ATGTTGACGATCGGCAATCTGTCCAAATCGAGCGGCGTAAAGGTGCCGACGATCCGCTATTACGAGCAGATCGGCCTCTTGGCTCCTGCCATTCGCAGCGAGGGCAACCAGCGCCGTTATGATCAGGACGGCCTCAAGCGGCTGACGTTCATTCGCCATGCACGGGAACTCGGGTTTCCGCTTGACGATATCAAGTCTCTGTTGCTGCTGAATGGTGATGATGACAATCCGTGCCATATGGCTCATGAAATGGTGATCCGCCATCTGGACGACGTGCGCGAGAGGATCGAGAGATTGAAGCGTCTGGAGGATGAACTGGAGCGCATGTCCTGTTGCAATGGCCGATGCGTCAAAGAATGTCAGGTGCTTGAAAGCCTTGCCGATCATGACCACTGTCTGCATGATCACAGCCCATTGCCCGAACGATTCTGA
- a CDS encoding YtoQ family protein, with protein MVWSIYLSGEIHTNWREEIEQGANALNLPVSFGAPVTDHASSDDCGVAILGAEDKPFWHDHKGAKLNAIRTRTMIEQADIVVVRFGEKYRQWNAAFDAGYAAALGKPLIVMHSDEHRHALKEVDAAALAVAETSQQIVQILSYVIKGELGQGT; from the coding sequence ATGGTCTGGTCCATCTATCTGTCCGGTGAAATCCACACCAATTGGCGCGAGGAAATCGAACAGGGAGCCAATGCCTTGAACCTTCCTGTCTCTTTTGGTGCTCCCGTTACTGATCATGCGTCATCTGACGACTGTGGCGTTGCCATTCTCGGTGCCGAGGACAAACCGTTCTGGCATGATCACAAGGGAGCCAAGCTCAATGCCATTCGCACCCGGACCATGATCGAACAGGCCGACATCGTTGTCGTGCGCTTTGGCGAGAAGTATCGCCAGTGGAATGCAGCGTTTGACGCAGGATATGCCGCTGCCCTTGGCAAGCCGCTGATTGTCATGCACTCAGACGAGCATCGTCATGCCCTTAAGGAAGTGGATGCCGCCGCCTTGGCAGTTGCAGAAACATCCCAGCAGATCGTTCAGATCCTGTCCTATGTGATCAAAGGCGAATTGGGGCAGGGGACTTGA
- a CDS encoding AzlC family ABC transporter permease, whose protein sequence is MTPTLLFLDGAKRSIPVILTAGPFGALFGAVAVDGGMSVFEAVLMSATIFAGASQLVGIEMFGQNIPGWLIVLSIFAVNFRHILYSASVGQKISHWSFGRQMLAFFFLVDPAYAEAERRSEFGEEIQVPWYFGLVIVTYIGWVSMTWLGAIFGNFLEDSHTWGIDFILPIYFAGLVLSFRKRTFWLPVVAISAAASIVANYTIGSPWHVSIGAICGILFAAIFSPNAQAKNQDDSGQTPNPSHGAKEGSQ, encoded by the coding sequence ATGACACCGACACTCCTGTTTCTGGATGGCGCCAAGCGGTCCATTCCGGTTATTCTGACGGCGGGGCCATTTGGTGCCCTGTTCGGAGCCGTTGCCGTGGATGGCGGCATGAGCGTGTTCGAGGCGGTTTTGATGAGCGCCACGATCTTCGCCGGTGCCAGCCAATTGGTCGGCATTGAGATGTTTGGGCAAAATATCCCGGGCTGGTTGATTGTCCTGTCTATCTTTGCGGTCAATTTCCGCCATATCCTATACTCTGCATCCGTTGGCCAGAAGATCAGCCACTGGTCATTTGGTCGCCAGATGCTGGCCTTTTTCTTTTTGGTGGATCCGGCCTATGCCGAAGCTGAACGTCGATCTGAATTTGGCGAGGAAATACAGGTTCCTTGGTATTTCGGCCTCGTGATCGTCACCTATATTGGCTGGGTCAGCATGACATGGCTGGGCGCAATCTTCGGCAATTTTCTTGAAGACAGCCACACCTGGGGCATTGATTTCATTTTGCCCATCTATTTCGCAGGTCTTGTGCTCAGTTTTAGAAAAAGAACATTTTGGCTGCCGGTTGTCGCTATCAGTGCGGCAGCTTCGATTGTTGCCAACTATACGATCGGGTCTCCATGGCATGTGTCCATTGGTGCGATCTGCGGCATTCTGTTTGCCGCAATATTCTCGCCTAATGCCCAAGCCAAAAATCAAGATGATAGCGGTCAGACGCCCAATCCATCGCACGGTGCAAAAGAGGGTAGCCAGTGA
- a CDS encoding AzlD family protein has protein sequence MSYNVILILCGALVTYLTRIGGHLVLSRFDRIHPRVQAGLDAVPAAVLTTLVAPATINAGPNEWIVMAVAILAGFRFSLIYIVAIGTFLLVILRHFSG, from the coding sequence ATGTCCTACAATGTCATCCTTATCCTTTGCGGCGCTCTGGTCACCTATCTCACGCGTATTGGGGGCCATTTGGTTCTTTCGCGTTTCGACCGCATTCACCCGCGTGTTCAGGCAGGTCTTGATGCCGTGCCCGCAGCCGTCCTGACAACGCTCGTCGCGCCCGCGACGATCAACGCAGGGCCCAATGAATGGATCGTCATGGCCGTTGCGATTCTCGCCGGTTTTCGATTCTCGCTTATCTATATTGTGGCGATTGGTACTTTCTTGCTTGTCATCCTGCGCCATTTTTCAGGATAA
- a CDS encoding dipeptidase: MTDNAVPIFDGHNDTLLRLDMARRSNKTISFLKGDKSLHIDFPKAQAGALAGGLFAIFVPPPQEPGKPLEFSQMQQELDQGYALNQTLSMMAGAFRLARQSKARVQICRSSLEIKMAMEDGAVALMLHIEGAEAIDADFDALEVLYAAGLRSLGPVWSRSNIFGHGVPFNFPGSPDHGPGLTDAGKELVRECNKLGILIDLSHLNEQGFWDVNSVSTKPLVATHSNVHALCESPRNLTNDQLTAIAESKGLVGLNYAVGFLRSDGDKFNRDVSLDRMVDHIAYLLDYLGEDGVALGSDFDGAMVPNQINDVSGNQALIAQMRARDFGDDLIEKIAYRNWISMLEKTGI, from the coding sequence ATGACAGATAACGCAGTTCCAATATTTGATGGCCATAATGACACACTGCTTCGCCTGGACATGGCCAGACGCTCCAATAAGACGATCTCTTTCTTGAAGGGCGACAAGAGCCTTCATATCGACTTTCCAAAAGCGCAGGCCGGCGCTTTGGCCGGCGGTCTCTTCGCCATCTTCGTGCCGCCGCCTCAAGAACCCGGCAAACCGCTTGAGTTCTCGCAAATGCAGCAGGAACTTGATCAGGGGTATGCACTGAACCAGACCCTGTCGATGATGGCTGGCGCCTTTCGCTTGGCGCGGCAGTCCAAAGCTCGGGTACAGATCTGTCGGTCCAGCCTCGAAATCAAGATGGCAATGGAAGACGGAGCCGTTGCGCTCATGCTCCATATTGAGGGCGCTGAGGCGATTGATGCTGACTTTGACGCGCTCGAGGTTCTTTACGCCGCTGGTTTGCGGTCACTGGGGCCTGTCTGGAGCCGCAGCAATATTTTCGGTCATGGTGTGCCATTCAATTTCCCCGGGTCGCCCGATCATGGTCCGGGCCTGACCGACGCAGGAAAAGAGCTGGTTCGAGAATGCAACAAGCTCGGTATCCTGATCGACCTGTCCCATCTCAATGAGCAGGGCTTCTGGGATGTAAACAGCGTTTCAACAAAGCCTCTGGTTGCCACCCACTCGAACGTCCACGCGCTCTGCGAGTCACCGCGCAATCTAACCAACGACCAGCTTACCGCGATCGCAGAGAGCAAAGGTTTGGTCGGCCTGAACTATGCGGTCGGTTTCCTGCGCTCCGATGGGGACAAGTTCAACCGGGATGTTTCGCTGGATCGGATGGTCGATCACATCGCCTATCTTCTTGACTATCTTGGAGAAGACGGGGTGGCGCTTGGCTCTGATTTTGATGGCGCGATGGTTCCGAACCAGATCAATGATGTGTCTGGAAATCAGGCTTTGATTGCCCAGATGCGCGCGCGTGACTTTGGCGATGATCTGATCGAGAAGATTGCCTATCGAAACTGGATTTCGATGCTCGAAAAGACTGGAATCTGA
- a CDS encoding NYN domain-containing protein, with amino-acid sequence MFDPREKVALFIDGANLYATTKTLGFDIDYKRLLKEFRGKGYLLRTYYYTALAEDQEYSSIRPLIDWLDYNGYHVVTKPTKEFTDSAGRRKIKGNMDIELAIDAMELVEHVDHFVIFSGDGDFRKLVEALQRRGRKVSVVSTMSTQPPMIADELRRQADHFIDLAHIADRIGRDASDRPQRAPVHDDYEDQDLED; translated from the coding sequence GTGTTCGATCCTCGAGAAAAGGTTGCGCTGTTCATAGACGGCGCCAACCTCTACGCCACCACAAAGACGCTTGGGTTCGATATCGACTACAAGCGCCTGCTCAAAGAGTTTCGCGGTAAAGGGTATCTGCTGAGAACCTATTACTACACTGCCTTGGCGGAAGATCAGGAATATTCCTCAATCCGGCCTCTCATTGATTGGCTCGACTACAACGGCTATCATGTCGTAACCAAGCCGACGAAGGAATTCACCGACTCAGCCGGCCGCCGCAAGATCAAAGGCAATATGGACATCGAGCTGGCCATCGACGCGATGGAACTGGTCGAGCATGTGGACCATTTTGTCATCTTTTCCGGCGATGGCGACTTCCGCAAGCTTGTTGAAGCCTTGCAGCGTCGTGGCCGCAAGGTGAGCGTGGTCTCCACCATGTCGACCCAGCCGCCGATGATCGCCGACGAGTTGCGTCGACAGGCAGACCATTTCATTGATCTCGCCCATATCGCGGATCGGATTGGTCGCGACGCCTCTGATCGTCCGCAGCGCGCGCCGGTGCATGATGACTACGAAGATCAGGATTTGGAAGACTGA
- the rpoZ gene encoding DNA-directed RNA polymerase subunit omega has product MARVTVEDCVDKVENRFELVLLSGHRARMISSGSSITVDRDNDKNPVVALREIADETVSPGDLKEDLIHSLQKYVEVDEPETDDVQMITADEAATTEYEDVVSEPKNEMVFDQMSEEELLRGLESLVPPDRSDD; this is encoded by the coding sequence ATGGCACGCGTGACCGTTGAGGACTGCGTTGATAAGGTTGAAAACCGCTTCGAACTGGTGCTGCTTTCGGGCCACCGCGCTCGCATGATTTCAAGCGGCTCATCCATTACCGTTGATCGCGACAACGACAAGAACCCCGTCGTTGCCCTGCGAGAAATCGCAGATGAGACCGTTTCTCCGGGCGACCTCAAGGAAGACCTCATTCATTCCCTGCAGAAATATGTGGAAGTGGACGAGCCGGAAACCGATGATGTTCAGATGATCACGGCTGATGAAGCTGCGACCACCGAATATGAAGATGTCGTAAGCGAGCCCAAGAACGAGATGGTCTTCGATCAGATGTCAGAAGAAGAGCTGCTGCGCGGTCTCGAAAGCCTCGTTCCGCCAGATCGCAGCGATGATTGA
- a CDS encoding bifunctional (p)ppGpp synthetase/guanosine-3',5'-bis(diphosphate) 3'-pyrophosphohydrolase — MMRQYELVERVSSYNPNADEALLNKAYVYSMQKHGAQKRASGDPYFVHPLEVAGILTDLRLDDGTIAVGLLHDTIEDTDATRSEIDNLFGAEIGKLVEGLTKIAQLDLVSKRTKQAENLRKLLLAISDDVRVLIVKLADRLHNMRTLHFVPEHKRSRIAQETIDIYAPLAERMGMQDIREELEGLSFRYINPEAYEAISQKLEEVRVTNKSLIQEIEGELTKVFEEKGLNARVRGREKQAYSVFRKMQRQSIGFEQLSDIYAFRVLVNDIESCYQALGIVHTIWPSVPGRFKDYISTPKPNDYQSIHTTVIGPGRQRVELQIRTHQMHQFAEYGVAAHALYKDVTGKTKGGRSLGKLAKDSKAYAWLRQTVELFASGNSAEEFMEHTKLELFQDQVFCFTPKGRVIALPRGAIPIDFAYAVHTGIGNTCIGCKINGAIMPLVTQLNNGDEVDIICSKAQTPPAAWESIVVTGKARAAIRKATRVAVRAQYAGLGEQILSNAFKRADRAYSEDQLKVGLTRLGYQTVEDALAAVGRGELPSRMVLEAVFPDYQDQRAAQSEGERGEGWFGLKQASAMKFRIPGTSTKKKNDADNVSIPIRGLSGNLPVSFAPEGGAVPGDRIVGILTPGKGVTIYPIHSPSLSHFDDSPDLWLDVRWEIDEENSERFPARLKVSVLNEPGGLAEIATVIADNDGNIENIKMDQRVSDFFEMIIDVSVWNLNHLNRIIEQVRSKKSISKVERVN; from the coding sequence ATGATGCGTCAGTATGAGCTCGTTGAAAGAGTTTCTAGCTACAATCCAAATGCCGATGAAGCCCTTTTGAACAAGGCTTATGTCTATTCCATGCAAAAGCATGGAGCGCAGAAACGCGCCTCTGGTGATCCCTATTTCGTACATCCTCTGGAAGTGGCCGGTATCCTGACCGATCTGCGGCTCGATGACGGCACAATCGCGGTCGGTTTGCTGCATGACACGATTGAGGATACCGACGCAACCCGCAGCGAAATCGACAATCTGTTCGGCGCGGAAATTGGCAAGCTCGTTGAGGGGTTGACCAAAATTGCCCAGCTTGATCTCGTCTCGAAGAGAACCAAGCAGGCGGAAAACCTGCGCAAGCTCCTGCTGGCGATTTCCGATGACGTCCGCGTTTTGATTGTCAAGCTCGCCGACCGTCTGCATAACATGCGCACGCTGCATTTCGTGCCAGAGCACAAGCGCTCTCGCATCGCTCAGGAAACCATCGATATCTATGCCCCTCTGGCAGAACGCATGGGGATGCAGGATATCCGGGAAGAGCTCGAAGGGCTGTCCTTTCGATATATCAACCCCGAAGCCTATGAAGCGATTTCCCAAAAGCTGGAAGAAGTCCGCGTTACCAACAAGTCGCTCATTCAAGAAATTGAGGGCGAGCTGACCAAAGTCTTTGAAGAAAAGGGGCTCAACGCGAGGGTGCGCGGGCGCGAGAAGCAGGCTTACTCTGTTTTTCGCAAGATGCAGCGCCAATCCATCGGTTTCGAGCAGTTGTCCGACATCTACGCCTTTCGCGTCCTCGTTAATGATATCGAGAGCTGCTATCAGGCACTTGGCATCGTTCATACGATTTGGCCCTCTGTTCCCGGGCGCTTCAAGGACTACATCTCGACGCCAAAACCAAACGATTATCAATCGATCCATACAACGGTGATCGGACCAGGACGGCAGCGTGTCGAGCTTCAGATCCGCACCCACCAGATGCACCAATTCGCAGAATATGGTGTCGCCGCCCACGCACTTTACAAGGACGTCACCGGCAAGACCAAGGGCGGGCGGTCTCTTGGCAAGTTGGCCAAGGACAGCAAGGCTTATGCATGGTTGCGCCAGACGGTGGAATTGTTCGCGTCTGGCAACTCGGCTGAAGAGTTTATGGAGCACACCAAACTTGAGCTGTTTCAGGATCAGGTTTTCTGTTTTACGCCCAAAGGTCGCGTCATAGCGCTGCCGCGTGGGGCCATTCCCATCGATTTTGCCTATGCGGTTCACACCGGTATCGGCAACACCTGCATCGGTTGCAAGATCAATGGCGCCATCATGCCTCTGGTTACCCAGTTGAATAACGGCGACGAGGTTGACATCATCTGCTCGAAGGCCCAGACACCACCAGCTGCGTGGGAGAGCATTGTTGTGACCGGCAAGGCAAGAGCCGCGATCCGCAAGGCCACTCGTGTTGCGGTGCGTGCGCAATATGCGGGCCTTGGCGAGCAGATTTTGAGCAATGCCTTCAAGCGTGCAGATCGCGCCTATTCAGAAGACCAGCTCAAGGTCGGTCTTACCCGTCTGGGTTATCAGACTGTCGAGGATGCATTGGCCGCTGTCGGACGCGGCGAGTTGCCCTCTCGCATGGTGCTTGAGGCCGTCTTCCCGGACTATCAGGATCAGCGCGCAGCGCAGAGCGAGGGAGAACGCGGTGAGGGCTGGTTTGGCCTGAAGCAGGCTTCGGCCATGAAATTCCGCATTCCCGGCACCAGTACCAAAAAGAAAAACGACGCCGATAATGTCTCGATCCCCATCCGAGGGCTTTCGGGCAATCTGCCGGTTTCGTTCGCACCCGAAGGGGGTGCTGTCCCCGGAGATCGTATCGTCGGAATCTTGACGCCGGGCAAGGGGGTAACCATTTATCCGATTCATTCCCCATCCCTGAGCCATTTCGACGACAGTCCCGATCTCTGGCTGGATGTGCGATGGGAGATTGACGAAGAAAACTCCGAGCGTTTCCCGGCACGGCTCAAGGTGAGTGTTTTGAACGAGCCGGGTGGTCTTGCAGAAATCGCAACCGTCATCGCTGATAATGACGGTAATATCGAAAATATCAAGATGGATCAGAGGGTTAGTGACTTCTTTGAAATGATCATCGATGTTTCGGTCTGGAACCTCAATCACCTCAACCGGATCATCGAGCAGGTGAGGAGCAAGAAATCAATCTCCAAGGTCGAAAGGGTCAATTAA
- a CDS encoding DUF2062 domain-containing protein, whose translation MLFRRRNKPKLLERIRIFLWPRRNWLRSGKYFIKRILRLSGSPYMIAAGVAAGVFTSFTPFLGFHFLISWAIAFFIGGNLLAAAIGTAVGNPITFPFIWGATYSTGCFLTGRRIVEGQMHSLKHDLVHESFSAIWPTIKVMAIGAIPVGLVFAVLFYFITRQAAVAYQKRRKAFLARKAFEAGRWRTAIAEHEAGGTDHNHAV comes from the coding sequence GTGCTTTTTCGACGCAGAAATAAACCTAAGCTCCTTGAGCGCATTCGAATCTTTTTGTGGCCGCGCCGCAACTGGCTCCGATCAGGCAAGTACTTCATCAAACGAATCCTGCGCTTGTCCGGCTCACCGTACATGATCGCAGCAGGTGTGGCGGCGGGTGTCTTTACATCCTTCACACCTTTTCTGGGATTTCATTTCCTCATCAGTTGGGCCATCGCTTTTTTCATTGGCGGAAATTTGCTCGCGGCGGCAATCGGAACGGCAGTCGGCAACCCGATCACCTTTCCCTTCATCTGGGGCGCAACCTATTCGACAGGCTGTTTCCTGACGGGCAGGCGCATTGTCGAAGGCCAGATGCACAGTCTCAAGCACGATCTGGTGCACGAGTCATTTTCCGCAATCTGGCCGACGATCAAGGTTATGGCGATTGGCGCTATACCGGTGGGACTGGTTTTTGCTGTCCTGTTCTATTTCATTACCCGACAAGCGGCCGTAGCCTATCAGAAGCGCCGCAAAGCCTTTCTGGCGCGTAAGGCCTTCGAGGCTGGCCGCTGGCGCACCGCGATTGCTGAGCACGAAGCGGGTGGAACAGATCACAACCACGCGGTCTAG
- the acpS gene encoding holo-ACP synthase, with translation MIIGTGNDLIDIRRIEKSLERFGDRFINRIFTPREQAKSEKRAQRAASYAKRFAAKEACSKALGTGLSHGVFWRDMGVSNLVSGKPTMVLTGGALDRLNAMIPDGFTPQIDLTITDEYPIAQAYVIISARPDSWPAPQ, from the coding sequence ATGATCATTGGCACCGGCAACGACCTGATCGATATTCGCCGTATCGAAAAGTCCCTCGAACGGTTCGGGGACCGCTTCATCAACCGCATTTTTACGCCACGCGAGCAAGCCAAGTCCGAGAAAAGAGCCCAGCGCGCCGCCTCCTATGCCAAGCGGTTTGCTGCCAAGGAAGCCTGTTCCAAGGCGCTTGGCACAGGGCTATCCCATGGCGTGTTCTGGCGCGACATGGGTGTTTCCAATCTGGTATCGGGTAAACCGACAATGGTTCTGACCGGCGGCGCGCTTGACCGGCTCAATGCAATGATCCCGGATGGTTTCACGCCGCAGATAGACCTGACAATCACCGACGAGTATCCAATCGCCCAGGCCTATGTGATCATTTCAGCACGCCCGGATAGTTGGCCTGCGCCGCAATAG
- the lepB gene encoding signal peptidase I, with product MSVSDDSMKETEGGLGDTIKVIAQALVLALVVRTLLFQPFSIPSGSMKSTLLVGDYLFVSKYSYGYSRYSIPFGPPLFSGRLFGSQPERGDVVVFKLPRDNATDYIKRVIGLPGDKIQMIGGQLYINGKGVERTKIEDFIDEDEQGNKVRVTRYEETLPNGVSYDTLDLRENNYLDDTPVYEVPEGHYFMMGDNRDNSSDSRVLSGVGYVPFENLIGKAQVIFFSIGEGKAPWQIWTWPSAARWDRWFTGL from the coding sequence ATGAGCGTGTCGGACGATAGCATGAAAGAAACCGAGGGCGGTCTTGGTGATACCATCAAGGTGATTGCCCAGGCCCTGGTGTTGGCTCTGGTGGTACGGACCCTTCTGTTCCAGCCCTTTTCGATCCCTTCGGGCTCGATGAAGTCGACTTTGCTGGTCGGGGATTATCTCTTTGTCTCGAAATACAGCTACGGTTACTCGCGCTACTCAATCCCCTTCGGTCCTCCGCTGTTCTCTGGTCGCCTGTTCGGCAGCCAGCCGGAGCGCGGCGACGTTGTGGTCTTCAAGCTGCCGCGTGACAATGCCACCGATTATATCAAACGCGTGATCGGACTTCCCGGTGACAAGATTCAGATGATCGGCGGTCAGCTTTATATCAATGGCAAGGGTGTCGAGCGCACCAAAATCGAAGATTTCATCGACGAGGACGAACAGGGCAACAAGGTTCGCGTGACGCGCTATGAGGAAACCCTTCCAAATGGCGTCAGCTATGACACGCTCGATCTTCGCGAGAACAACTATCTTGATGACACCCCTGTCTACGAAGTGCCCGAAGGGCACTATTTCATGATGGGCGACAACCGGGACAATTCCTCTGACAGTCGCGTTCTCAGCGGCGTCGGCTATGTGCCGTTCGAGAATCTGATCGGTAAGGCTCAGGTGATCTTCTTCTCCATCGGAGAGGGCAAGGCTCCATGGCAGATCTGGACGTGGCCGAGTGCTGCTCGTTGGGATCGTTGGTTCACCGGTCTTTGA
- the rnc gene encoding ribonuclease III, with protein sequence MKRLDVGKLQDHLGYKFKDVGQLERALCHTSTVASPKMQVEQTYQRHEFLGDRVLAVVVADMLLKAFPKADEGELARRFNGLVRNETCADVAREIGVGPFIRLGEGEAQAGGRKKEAILGDVCEAIIGAVYIDGGLDEASKIVTRYWEKRMLDWSGPLRDPKTTLQEWVQGNKLPPPVYSLMERTGPDHAPEFTLKVKVPSLEPAVGKGSSKRIAEQEAARSMLIREGQWNDDQA encoded by the coding sequence ATGAAACGGCTAGACGTAGGCAAGCTGCAAGATCATCTTGGCTACAAGTTCAAGGATGTGGGCCAGCTTGAAAGAGCGCTTTGCCATACAAGCACGGTTGCATCACCAAAAATGCAGGTTGAGCAGACCTATCAGCGGCACGAATTCCTCGGAGACCGTGTGCTGGCTGTTGTGGTTGCCGATATGTTGCTCAAGGCCTTCCCCAAGGCTGATGAAGGAGAACTTGCACGTCGTTTCAACGGGCTGGTGCGCAATGAAACATGCGCTGATGTTGCTCGGGAAATCGGCGTCGGGCCCTTTATCCGTCTCGGCGAAGGCGAGGCACAGGCCGGTGGTCGCAAAAAAGAAGCCATCCTGGGCGATGTCTGCGAAGCCATCATAGGTGCGGTCTATATAGATGGTGGCCTCGATGAAGCCAGCAAGATTGTGACCCGATATTGGGAAAAGCGGATGCTGGATTGGTCCGGACCGTTGCGCGATCCCAAAACCACCTTGCAGGAATGGGTTCAGGGCAACAAGTTGCCGCCACCCGTTTACAGCCTCATGGAACGAACCGGCCCAGATCATGCGCCAGAATTCACCCTCAAGGTCAAGGTACCATCCCTTGAACCGGCCGTGGGCAAGGGCTCGTCAAAGCGGATCGCAGAACAGGAAGCGGCCCGCTCGATGCTCATCAGAGAAGGACAGTGGAACGACGATCAAGCCTGA
- the era gene encoding GTPase Era, which translates to MTDTSSQDTQTPDMKTRCGYVALIGAPNAGKSTLVNKLVGSKVSIVTHKVQTTRSLIRGIALKDDRQMIFVDTPGIFAPKRRLETAMVNTAWGGAKDADCIGLIVDARKGINEQIENILERLADIKLPKVLILNKIDLVKRDSLLALASRLNEQVEFEATFMVSALNGDHTDDLLDYFADKMPIGPWLYPEDMISDLPMRQLASEITREKVFMRLHQELPYASTVETETWEQKKDGSVKIEQVIYVERDNQKMIVLGKGGKSIKAISTAAREELCELLETKVHLFLFVKVRERWVDDPERYREMGLDFPL; encoded by the coding sequence ATGACAGATACATCCTCTCAAGACACACAGACACCCGATATGAAGACCCGTTGCGGCTATGTCGCCCTCATCGGCGCACCCAACGCGGGTAAGTCAACGCTGGTTAACAAGCTCGTTGGCTCCAAGGTGTCGATTGTGACGCACAAGGTGCAAACCACCCGATCCCTCATCCGCGGCATTGCGCTCAAGGATGATCGGCAGATGATCTTCGTCGACACGCCCGGCATCTTCGCACCCAAGCGTCGCTTGGAAACCGCCATGGTGAACACCGCCTGGGGTGGGGCCAAGGATGCTGACTGCATCGGCCTGATTGTTGATGCCCGCAAGGGCATAAACGAGCAGATCGAGAATATTCTCGAGCGCCTCGCAGACATCAAACTGCCAAAGGTCCTGATCCTCAACAAGATCGACCTGGTGAAGCGCGACAGCCTTCTGGCGTTGGCCTCAAGGTTGAATGAACAGGTCGAGTTTGAAGCAACTTTCATGGTGTCCGCTCTCAATGGCGATCACACCGATGATCTGCTCGACTATTTCGCCGACAAGATGCCCATTGGACCGTGGCTCTATCCCGAAGACATGATTTCAGATCTGCCCATGCGTCAGTTGGCCTCTGAAATCACCCGCGAAAAGGTCTTCATGCGCCTGCATCAGGAGCTGCCCTACGCCTCGACCGTTGAAACAGAGACGTGGGAGCAAAAAAAAGATGGCTCGGTCAAGATCGAACAGGTGATCTATGTCGAGCGCGACAATCAGAAGATGATTGTGCTGGGCAAGGGCGGCAAGTCGATCAAGGCCATTTCTACGGCCGCGCGCGAAGAGTTGTGCGAGCTTCTGGAGACCAAGGTCCATCTGTTCCTCTTCGTCAAGGTTCGTGAGCGCTGGGTCGATGATCCGGAACGCTACCGCGAAATGGGACTGGATTTCCCGCTTTAA